The Triticum aestivum cultivar Chinese Spring chromosome 4B, IWGSC CS RefSeq v2.1, whole genome shotgun sequence sequence CGCGCTTCCACGCCCTGGCCAGATGCGCCGGGCACCCCTGCCACACCAGACCGGCAAAGCCTGGCCGCCATTCGCAGCACCACCGCCACCCCGCAGGGCCACCGGCTAGCCTCCATCCCCGATCAGATCTAAGAGCTCCCAGATCCGCCGCCAGAAGACGGTGCCCATACCAGGAACCACACGGAGGCACCAGCGATGGAGACCATGCCATTGAATCAAGCTGGGCATCGGGGAAAGGCGTGGGGCATGAGGGCGACCTACTCCCTACGGTGCTGACGAGGGGATGGAGCCCCGCTCACCAAGCCACGAgcaaccccacccccaccccaccgccTACGCCACAAGGGCTTTGCCCGGTGGCGCCCGTCTGTGGTGGCGAGGGGAAGGGTGACGAGAGGGGGGAACCTAGGCGGTGGTGGCAGCACACTCCCGAGTCGCCAGGAAAGTGCAACCAAGCATAAGATTCTAACAACCCTTCGTCCCATATTGcaagacattttttgaatttacaTTGTGAGACAGAGGGGATACAATATAAACATCAGTGGAAATCTTCTTCATCGATGCTTAGGATACTTGGAGTCAGTAAACGAAAATCTGCGAATACAGAACACTCAAATTAGAAAGTTCTAACTAAACTAGTTATTAAGTGGGTGCATGTTGTGTGAACTGggcctaaggctggttgtaatgtgagtatcataagcggtatcatgcatgtcaactagacTTTTTGAATGATGTGACACACAATTAAATGAGAAAAGAGATGATGTGGTATTATATTAAATGTTGtattactttgtgtcatgcatgacaattactaaggcaacctaagatattaaattatgatactatgcattaggaaaGTGGTATCATGCactaatatcatatgcatgatactccctccatttttgtatacaaggccactgtCAAAATTATAATTTGTAACTATACAAGGCCATTAACATTaattgaggcaaaattgatggcgtttgcctcgtctagaacccgaggacattaatatcccttgcatgcatgcgagaGTGAGAAGGTTGGCTTGCATTCCCAACATTtatcaaccaatgaggagtaaaAGGGTTGCCTTGTTGTGCGcgggagagaaaaaccacattaattaacacaacaaacaagatgacaAGCTAGCTTGCCACATTGACTTAAACATGCATTAATTTTTATCTTGGTAcatgtaatatgggtttgtggcttcgtatacaaaaatggagggagtactagtatatAATACTCTCCATTACGACAAACCTAAAAAGCATTATACTCACTTTGACTAAGCAGAAATACTATCAAGTAGTAGGAgttctctctttattttttttttgcatggtgtaGTAGGAGTTCTCCATCCCTGAAAAAGAAGATGTATGGCGTTATACAGTCCTTTCTTTTGTATTATACGGTCAGCACTCAGCAGACAGATATAAGATACTTTTCACATACGGACCTACTCCACAGACAGCGCTCTCCTCGGCGGCCATGGCTACGCAGTACATACATGCTACCTGGAGGAAAGAATTATCGTTTGAATTGTTCATGCCAAAGATAATACTACTATAAATGTTTTGGCCATGACCATGCGTGCCTGCGGTGTCTGCGATGAGCATATGGGAGAAATGGTGCCGCCGGAGACCCGGTCCGCCTGTCTGTCCTCGAAACTTGAGAGAGTATGCATGAGAAAAATCAACGGGATGGTCGGATCTGGATCATCATCTTACTATTCCGGAGCTACCTACCGATGGAGACGTAAACTAACCTTGACATTCCTCGTGGAACAAAATAAATCAGCGTGTTAATGTATACCACTTTGTTCCTGTTTCAAAGTGTCAACTACCTTTAAGTCCACATGTATGTGTTAAAAATAATGACCTAAATTTGACGCAGGGTACAGAGTAGCTAGCAGAAACTGTCGGTAGCGGAAGGCAGCTGGCCAGCTAGTAGTTTTCCGAAGCCAAGGAAAGCAACATGAAGGAGGCCGACTGGCCGAGCCATGCATGCAAGCATGACTGACATGGCTCTTTGCTTCACCGTTTCGTCGATGCCACAGTGTCGATCGGCATGCAACAGCTTTTCCCCAGAACAGAGCTGTTCATTTTTCACGAGCTACGTTACATATGCATCTGGTGTGAAACGCGTTATTCCAAAGCGAGCGCCCGTTTGGATCAACGCTCAAAGTCCaccggagttggtgaagacgatGGGGGCATGATGATGCAATCTAATACTAATATATGATGGCAGACTGGTAGCTAGGATAATCATGGCCAGCGGCGTGAGCTACCTTTTCTTCCTATAAATACCGGCCGCCCCGCGTTCCTCCACCACATCCAGCAAACAAGCTCTCTCAAGGCACTATCTGGCTGACTAGCTAGAATAGACCGCTCGATAGAGTAGCATCATAAGCAAACACCCATAGACCGATCATGGCGGCGCGCGCCATTAATTGTTGCCCTCTCGCTCATCCTCGCGCTGGTCGCCATAGCCAGCGGAGGAGCGTCGGCGCAGCTGTCGTCGGGATTCTACTCCCGCTCCTGCCCGGGCATGCTCAAAGCCGTGCGCTCGGCGCTGCACCCGGCCATCGCTAGGGAGCGCCGCGTGGGCGCCTCCATCGTCCGCCTcttcttccacgactgcttcgtccaGGGCTGCGACGCCTCGCTGCTGCTGGACGACGCGCCGGGCCTGCGCGGCGAGAAGAACGCCACGCCCAACAAGAACTCCGCCAGGGGGTTCGAGGTCATCGACGCCGTCAAGGCGGCCGTCGAGGAGTGTTGTCCCGGggtcgtctcctgcgccgacatcctCGCCATCGCCGCCGAGGAGAGCGTCGTCTTCGTAAGTATCCATACATGCAtagtcttttttttttgcgaagtcTAACACTACTGTGACATGCGTTGTGTACGTGTAGCTGGGTGGCCCGAGCTGGGAGGTGAAGATGGGGCGGAGAGACTCGACCACGGCGAGCTTCAACGGCGCCGAGAACAACATCCCCCCGCCGACGTCGGGGCTCGCAAACCTTACGTCCCTCTTCGCCGCGCAGGGGCTCTCCCAGAAAGACATGGTCGCACTGTCAGGtagtacatacatacatacatacatatacgtACATGCAAAATAAACCGTACGTACATCGGTACATATCCCAAATCAACCGCTGACATCTTCCATCAACTTTCTTCTATGtactttattttcaaaaataattacGCACTCTCAGGCAGTACAATTTTGCAGTTGCACTCTGAGCCAACATAAGTTGTCATGACAAAGTAATATTTTCCTTTGCTGAAGAAGCAAGTTAAAATTCTTTGACTACTTTCCCAGACTGTTAATTTCTCAATGGAGTCGCCGAGTCGGTAGCTTTATAGTCGGTATCAACCAACGGAACTGATATCCACGTTTTGACTCCAAAGCTCAAAAATTCTACATAAGACAATATCTCAGGATTAAACAAATATACTATAATTTATAGGTGATGAGCTACAAAGTTGATCGATGACTAATTACCACTGACCTAACCTTTGGTTTGTCTGCTTAATTTGTAAGACTGGACAACGTCATTTTTTTTCCTTGGTTACTTAATAAACACGTAATACTAATTAGGAAAGTCGGTGAATGATTCCTACCGAAGGAATGACAAAAGAGTAGCTGCAAATCAGGTAATAACTTGAGCTGACGGTATAACTTGTGTTCCAGGAGCCCACACAATCGGCCTAGCACGCTGCACAAACTTCCGGGACCACATCTACAACGACACAAACATCGACGCCGGCTTCGCCAGGAGCCGCCAGTCAGGCTGCCCTCGCGCCACTGGCTCCGGTGACAACAACCTGGCGCCCCTCGACCTGCAAACTCCGGCCGTCTTCGAGAATGACTACTACAAAAACCTTGTCCAGAAGAGGGGCCTTCTGCACTCGGATCAGGAGCTCTTCAATGGCGGTGCTGCCGATGCGCTGGTCCGGGAGTACGTCGGTAGCCAGAGCGCCTTCTTCAAGGACTTTGTGGAGGGAATGATCAAGATGGGGGACATCACGCCGCTGATGGGATCCAACGGACAGATCAGAATGAACTGCAAGAGGATCAACTAAGATTCTTCTCCGCTTTCCGTGCCAACAATTCCGATGTTGTTCCCATGCTTGAATTCATGATGATTTTCCCTTTTTTACTTAAACTCATTTGTTCCCTTTTCTTTTAaggataaaaggttaaaagatatTATAATACTCCCCTTTGTACCATGTTCACGGAAGAACTGAACATGGATGCACTGGCAAAAGAACAAAGTGCAAAGTGAGATGTGGCAAATCAAATATATAGTTTCAATAGATCAAGTGGATCCTAAAATTGTCAAGTAAAGAGGGACTAAAGATTGAATCCCACATTCTTTACCTTCCCGACGAGTTGATAAAGTCCCACCGGACACTACTGACAACGAGCCCatgtgttgtagggtgaaaccctagaggggatcttttcacacttggagggggaaaagaggaagaacactcaagaacacatgacacaaatcactcaaacaaacccaaatatcacatccactagaatagcatacatgagatccacaagattacaagaccaattcaaggaaaatagcacctGGGTAaggttcttcccactaggtgaggtcttgcatccaaagaggatcttctccaagaggaggtctagatctcctagaggaggaagatgagcaaagccctcttttgtgtTATAAATACTTTGCTAACCTCTCCAATGAGCTAGGTGGGGGTACTTATAGTTTTGACACGAAATAAGAGAGGAGGGGGGATACAAGGGCAAAGCCCCAAAGAGGCACGCATGCTCTCGGTattgtccgggcacccggggtcatgggggccgggcacccggaccgacCAGGGGCCAGCAATAGGTTCGGCCGGGCACCCGGAGGCGAGGGGACCGGGCACCCGGCCCGTACAGGGGCTCGACTGgaggtggcccgggcacccggggtggagcCAGGAGGGCGGTCGGGAGGGGCCGGGAACCCGGGGGTCCCAGGCCCGGGCACCCGATGGGGCGGCCAGCGGCTAGGAGAGGAGGACCCGGGCACTCGGGAGccaaggggccgggcacccggggtaggcCCGGGCAGCTCCCAGGTGGTGAGGCCAGGCACCCGAGGTGTCCAGGGGGTTTCTCCTCCTTGCTTCCTTCTTCGCTCTTCTCCTCCATGTATGCTTGGATCTCCGTCTTCTCCTCCTCACGATCATCTTCTTTGTACCTAAGAATGCATAGTGTATCTCTTTGAGGTAGAACCCCATTCTCAAGTGAAACCGAACGAAACTCGGGGAGGAAAGAAGTGACCTCATTCTTGAtgttgcgtgcacgtgctcttgtcattggccctcttggtgcttgcggtggtgatgaagtgtcggtgcgggtagtcgagggatgctccgcatcatcttcccccccttgggagagatccctcCACAGATCGTGCTCTTCATCatcatggtacttggccaagtctttgacgttgaagatgtcactaacattgtacttgtcgcgtgggatgtcgaccttttaggcgttgtcgttgtagcgtgcgagcaccttgaatggtccgtcgGCTCATGGGAGTAGCTTGTACTTGTGTTCCTTGGGgaagtggtccttgcgaaggtgtatccatacttgatcacccggtcggaacaccatcggagacttgttgatgttgagcttggcggtgagtcat is a genomic window containing:
- the LOC123094646 gene encoding peroxidase 4, translated to MLKAVRSALHPAIARERRVGASIVRLFFHDCFVQGCDASLLLDDAPGLRGEKNATPNKNSARGFEVIDAVKAAVEECCPGVVSCADILAIAAEESVVFLGGPSWEVKMGRRDSTTASFNGAENNIPPPTSGLANLTSLFAAQGLSQKDMVALSGAHTIGLARCTNFRDHIYNDTNIDAGFARSRQSGCPRATGSGDNNLAPLDLQTPAVFENDYYKNLVQKRGLLHSDQELFNGGAADALVREYVGSQSAFFKDFVEGMIKMGDITPLMGSNGQIRMNCKRIN